From the genome of Solidesulfovibrio carbinolicus, one region includes:
- a CDS encoding complex I 51 kDa subunit family protein — MQVDIPQVLFKNRHLGRPATIDEYMAGGGYEALRATIGQRTPAEVLQLVLDADLRGRGGAGFPAGRKWQGIPADHVGTRYVVINTDEMEPGTFKDRILVNVDPHLVIEGIILCAYAVGACEGVFFIRPSYEGDARLIEQETQVARERGLLGKNILGTEFCFDVHVHRSAGRYICGEASAQIKAISGLRPNPRKGGPRTSVKGLWDCPTIVNNLETLANLPGIVRNGPAWFKSLARSETGSGTKLYSVSGQVARPGCYELPIGVTIREIIFEHAGGMPPGKTFKTVIPGGASTPYLPEALLDLEMDFDPMKKAGQRFGTASLMVFDKDTCLVGATLSLMEFFARESCGWCTPCREGIPYVRELLRRIESGEGTEEHIAMLQEMLPVLDLAYCAFAPGAAEPLRGLLTHFMDEVLAHVTEKRCPFGNPPPHVRGKACGTRPPQFGPTPCPEDQCPI; from the coding sequence ATGCAAGTAGACATCCCGCAAGTGCTGTTCAAAAACCGCCACCTCGGCCGGCCGGCCACCATCGACGAATACATGGCCGGCGGCGGCTACGAGGCCCTTCGCGCCACCATCGGCCAGCGCACCCCGGCCGAAGTGCTCCAACTCGTCCTTGACGCCGACCTGCGCGGCCGGGGCGGGGCCGGCTTTCCGGCCGGCCGCAAATGGCAGGGCATCCCGGCCGACCACGTGGGCACCCGCTACGTGGTCATCAACACCGACGAGATGGAGCCCGGCACCTTCAAGGACCGCATCCTGGTCAACGTCGATCCCCACCTCGTCATCGAAGGCATCATCCTGTGCGCCTACGCCGTGGGGGCTTGCGAAGGCGTGTTTTTCATCCGCCCCTCCTACGAGGGCGACGCCCGGCTCATCGAACAGGAAACCCAAGTGGCCCGGGAGCGGGGGCTTCTTGGCAAGAACATCCTGGGCACGGAATTCTGCTTCGACGTCCACGTCCACCGAAGCGCTGGCCGCTACATCTGCGGCGAGGCCTCGGCCCAGATCAAGGCCATCTCGGGACTTCGCCCCAATCCCCGCAAGGGCGGACCGCGCACCAGCGTGAAGGGCTTGTGGGACTGCCCGACCATCGTCAACAATTTGGAAACCCTGGCCAATCTGCCCGGCATCGTGCGAAACGGGCCGGCCTGGTTCAAATCCCTGGCCCGCTCGGAAACCGGCTCGGGCACCAAGCTCTACAGCGTCTCGGGCCAGGTCGCCCGTCCCGGCTGCTACGAGCTGCCCATCGGCGTCACCATCCGCGAGATCATCTTCGAACACGCCGGCGGTATGCCCCCGGGCAAGACGTTCAAGACCGTCATCCCCGGCGGCGCGTCCACGCCCTATCTGCCCGAGGCCCTGCTCGACCTGGAAATGGACTTCGACCCGATGAAAAAGGCCGGTCAGCGCTTCGGCACGGCCTCGCTCATGGTCTTCGACAAGGACACCTGTCTGGTCGGGGCCACCTTGTCGCTCATGGAATTTTTCGCCCGGGAATCCTGCGGCTGGTGCACGCCCTGCCGCGAGGGCATCCCCTACGTGCGCGAGCTGTTGCGCCGCATCGAAAGCGGCGAGGGGACCGAGGAACACATCGCCATGCTCCAGGAGATGCTGCCCGTCCTCGACCTCGCCTACTGCGCCTTTGCCCCGGGCGCGGCCGAGCCGTTGCGGGGCTTGCTCACCCATTTCATGGACGAGGTCCTGGCGCACGTGACCGAAAAGCGCTGCCCCTTCGGCAACCCGCCGCCCCATGTGCGCGGCAAGGCCTGCGGCACCCGGCCGCCCCAGTTCGGCCCCACCCCCTGCCCGGAGGACCAATGCCCGATCTGA
- the nuoG gene encoding NADH-quinone oxidoreductase subunit NuoG, whose amino-acid sequence MPDLIIDGRPISVEKGVSVIEAAERAGVMIPRFCWHKALGAAGACRLCAVMFVEGPVKGLEMSCMTPAADGMVVETGHPKAVAFRRQIIELLMANHPHDCPVCDEGGHCLLQDETISGGHSLRRFPGRKRTYQDQDLGPFIQHEMNRCIHCYRCARFYQEYCGYRDFGPMQNANRVYFGRFEDGPLENPFAGNLADLCPTGTLTDKPGRFVARRWDCQRAPSVCLHCSLGCNVTALSRYRRVARVEARDNAAVNGAFICDRGRYGFGYQSAPDRPRLPQTAGRPVAVDEALRAAAGLLAAAAKRHGPAAVAVVGGQRSTMETQAAVIALARAAGWRGPAFFAAAREQGQVRQALYALTPARARSLADLAKADAVLAVGLSPLADAPMLTLALRQAARAGAKVFLADPRPLALPLDHVHLPLAPGQLAAVLAVAGAGEDASGLIQQKFPLAPELWPRLEALAKAMAGAKHPAIVYAPALAGSLPDGDRFGLLPVLSAAGAAGAALLAPAQAPSLDDLAAEVAAGRIKAVIAVETDLFAAAPALAARLAALEALIVLDHLPTPTVAAAQVFLPSADLFETGGTLAASDGRLQRAEPVQAPGLSVLADGAGDHPPRDYARPLPGTDPAPAAFWCDRLGRALSVELPRHPLAEALAAHPVLAGLDPLTLPDQGLRPAYPGREPATPESAAPSPAEGLAVVLETPFFGGDELSRYAPLVAGKTGPAVVLLHPDDAAGLGLVDGATAALGNGDAPATAVVRLDPGLARGVVVVPRLPQFAALPPTIGPDDLGRRKTS is encoded by the coding sequence ATGCCCGATCTGATCATCGACGGTCGCCCCATCTCCGTGGAAAAGGGCGTTTCGGTCATCGAGGCCGCCGAGCGGGCGGGGGTCATGATCCCGCGCTTTTGCTGGCACAAGGCCCTGGGCGCGGCCGGAGCCTGCCGGCTGTGCGCCGTGATGTTCGTCGAGGGGCCGGTCAAGGGCCTGGAGATGAGCTGCATGACCCCGGCCGCCGACGGCATGGTGGTCGAGACCGGCCACCCCAAGGCCGTGGCCTTTCGCCGCCAGATCATCGAACTGCTCATGGCCAACCACCCCCATGACTGCCCGGTCTGCGACGAGGGCGGCCACTGCCTGCTCCAGGACGAAACCATCTCCGGCGGCCACAGCCTGCGCCGCTTCCCGGGCCGCAAGCGCACCTATCAGGACCAGGATCTGGGGCCGTTTATCCAGCACGAGATGAACCGCTGCATCCACTGCTACCGCTGCGCCCGGTTCTATCAGGAGTATTGCGGCTACCGCGACTTCGGCCCCATGCAAAACGCCAACCGCGTCTATTTCGGCCGGTTCGAGGACGGCCCTCTGGAAAATCCCTTTGCCGGCAATCTGGCCGACCTGTGCCCCACCGGCACGCTCACCGACAAGCCCGGCCGGTTCGTGGCCCGGCGCTGGGACTGCCAGCGCGCCCCGTCGGTGTGTCTGCATTGTTCCCTTGGCTGCAACGTCACGGCCTTGTCCCGCTACCGGCGGGTGGCCCGCGTCGAGGCCCGGGACAACGCCGCAGTCAACGGCGCGTTTATTTGCGACCGGGGGCGTTACGGCTTCGGCTACCAGTCCGCCCCGGACCGGCCGCGCTTGCCCCAGACCGCCGGCCGGCCGGTCGCGGTGGATGAGGCCCTGCGGGCCGCCGCCGGGCTGCTGGCGGCGGCGGCCAAACGCCACGGCCCGGCCGCCGTGGCCGTTGTCGGCGGCCAGCGCTCCACCATGGAAACCCAGGCTGCAGTGATTGCCCTGGCCCGGGCGGCCGGCTGGCGCGGACCGGCCTTTTTCGCCGCCGCCCGGGAGCAAGGGCAAGTCCGGCAAGCGCTGTACGCCCTCACCCCCGCCCGCGCCCGGTCCCTGGCCGACCTCGCCAAGGCCGACGCCGTGCTGGCGGTTGGCCTGTCGCCGCTTGCCGACGCGCCCATGCTGACCCTGGCCCTGCGTCAGGCCGCCCGGGCCGGAGCCAAGGTCTTCCTGGCCGATCCCCGGCCCCTGGCCCTACCCCTGGACCACGTCCATCTGCCCCTGGCCCCGGGCCAGTTGGCGGCTGTCCTGGCCGTGGCCGGGGCCGGCGAGGACGCCTCGGGACTTATCCAGCAAAAATTCCCTCTGGCTCCCGAGCTGTGGCCGCGTCTGGAAGCCCTGGCCAAGGCCATGGCCGGGGCCAAGCACCCGGCCATCGTGTACGCCCCGGCCCTGGCCGGCAGCCTGCCGGACGGCGACCGTTTCGGGTTGCTGCCGGTATTGTCTGCGGCCGGCGCGGCCGGCGCGGCCTTGCTGGCCCCGGCCCAGGCCCCGAGCCTGGACGATCTGGCCGCCGAGGTGGCCGCCGGCCGGATCAAGGCCGTCATTGCCGTGGAAACCGACCTTTTCGCCGCCGCCCCGGCCCTGGCCGCCCGGCTCGCCGCCCTGGAGGCCCTGATCGTCCTCGATCATCTGCCCACGCCCACCGTGGCCGCCGCCCAGGTGTTTTTGCCCTCCGCCGACCTGTTCGAGACTGGCGGAACCCTTGCCGCCAGCGACGGCCGGCTCCAGCGCGCCGAACCGGTCCAGGCCCCGGGCCTGTCCGTGCTGGCCGACGGCGCGGGCGACCATCCGCCCCGGGACTACGCCCGGCCGCTTCCCGGCACGGACCCGGCCCCGGCCGCCTTCTGGTGCGACCGCCTGGGCCGCGCCCTTTCTGTGGAGCTGCCGCGCCATCCCCTGGCCGAGGCCCTGGCCGCGCATCCCGTCCTGGCCGGCCTGGACCCGCTGACGCTTCCCGACCAAGGCCTGCGCCCGGCCTACCCCGGCCGGGAGCCGGCCACGCCCGAATCGGCCGCGCCTTCGCCTGCCGAGGGCTTGGCCGTGGTTCTGGAAACGCCCTTTTTCGGCGGGGACGAGCTGTCCCGATACGCGCCGCTGGTCGCCGGCAAGACCGGGCCGGCCGTGGTCCTGCTCCATCCCGACGATGCCGCCGGCCTGGGTCTCGTCGACGGCGCGACGGCCGCCCTAGGCAACGGCGACGCGCCGGCCACGGCCGTAGTACGCCTCGACCCTGGCCTGGCCCGTGGCGTGGTGGTCGTGCCCCGGCTGCCGCAATTCGCCGCCCTGCCCCCGACGATTGGACCAGACGACTTGGGCCGGAGGAAAACGTCATGA
- the nuoH gene encoding NADH-quinone oxidoreductase subunit NuoH codes for MTAELLIGVGVMLVKMAVALAVALGLAAYMILLERKLLGRFQVRYGPNRVGYFGLLQPLADGLKMLLKEDIIPDGVDRRIFLVAPAVVAGMALFAFMLVPFGETLTILGHAVPQVIVRTNVGLLLVLALSSLAVYGLALGAWTSDNKYSLLGGIRGAAQMISYELALGLSLVPVVMRARSLDLSDIVAAQSGLPFAVTEPFAFLLFIIAALAETKRIPFDLPEAENELQAGFHTEYSGMRFALFFVGEYVNMVLLGALIAVFFLGGWHGPILPPIVWLGIKVLAVPVFLIWTRASLPRLRYDQLMALGWKVLVPLALLNVLLTGAILVAAA; via the coding sequence ATGACCGCGGAACTGCTCATCGGCGTCGGCGTCATGCTCGTCAAAATGGCCGTGGCCCTGGCTGTGGCCCTGGGGCTGGCCGCCTACATGATTCTCCTGGAGCGAAAACTCCTGGGCCGGTTCCAGGTCCGCTACGGCCCCAACCGGGTCGGCTACTTCGGCCTGCTCCAGCCCCTGGCCGACGGCCTCAAGATGCTGCTGAAAGAAGACATCATCCCCGACGGCGTGGACCGCCGCATCTTCCTCGTGGCCCCGGCCGTGGTCGCCGGAATGGCGCTTTTCGCCTTCATGCTGGTGCCCTTTGGCGAGACGCTCACCATCCTCGGCCACGCCGTGCCCCAGGTCATCGTGCGCACCAACGTCGGGCTGCTGCTGGTCCTGGCCCTGTCGTCGCTCGCCGTCTACGGCCTGGCCCTGGGGGCCTGGACCTCGGACAACAAGTACAGCTTGCTGGGCGGCATTCGCGGCGCGGCCCAGATGATCAGCTACGAGCTGGCCCTTGGGCTGTCGCTTGTGCCCGTGGTCATGCGGGCCCGGTCGCTCGACCTCTCCGACATCGTGGCCGCCCAGTCCGGGCTGCCCTTCGCCGTCACGGAACCCTTTGCCTTTCTCCTCTTCATCATCGCCGCCCTGGCCGAGACCAAGCGCATCCCCTTCGACCTGCCCGAAGCCGAAAACGAGCTGCAGGCCGGCTTCCACACCGAGTATTCCGGCATGCGCTTCGCCCTGTTCTTCGTCGGCGAATACGTCAACATGGTGCTTTTGGGCGCGCTTATCGCCGTCTTTTTCCTCGGCGGCTGGCACGGGCCGATCCTGCCGCCCATCGTCTGGCTGGGGATCAAGGTCCTGGCCGTGCCGGTCTTTCTCATCTGGACCCGGGCCTCGCTGCCGCGCCTGCGCTACGACCAGCTCATGGCCCTGGGCTGGAAGGTTCTCGTGCCCCTGGCGCTGCTCAATGTCCTTCTAACCGGCGCGATTCTCGTGGCCGCCGCCTGA
- the nuoI gene encoding NADH-quinone oxidoreductase subunit NuoI: MADEKHSLLGAVIEGAAGLAGSYAATLTHLFRKPVTEQYPEYKRPMPARTRGRIILTRSPDGNERCVACYLCSGACPVNCISMQSEEGENGRRQAAWFRINFARCIYCGLCEEACPTLALQLTPEFAFCKDDIADFVYEKEQLLVDHGGKHPDYDFYAHAGIAAGTPKGSHIDEDEPVDVKSIMP, translated from the coding sequence ATGGCCGACGAAAAACACAGCCTGCTCGGGGCGGTCATCGAAGGCGCGGCCGGCCTGGCCGGCTCCTATGCCGCCACCCTCACCCACCTGTTCCGTAAGCCCGTCACCGAACAGTACCCGGAATACAAGCGCCCCATGCCCGCGCGCACGCGCGGCCGCATCATCCTGACCCGCTCCCCCGACGGCAACGAACGCTGCGTGGCCTGCTACCTGTGCTCCGGGGCCTGCCCGGTCAACTGCATCTCCATGCAGTCCGAGGAAGGCGAAAACGGCCGCCGCCAGGCCGCCTGGTTTCGCATCAACTTCGCCCGCTGCATCTACTGCGGCCTGTGCGAGGAGGCCTGCCCCACCCTGGCCCTGCAGCTCACGCCCGAATTCGCCTTCTGCAAGGACGACATCGCCGACTTCGTCTACGAAAAGGAACAACTCCTCGTGGACCACGGCGGCAAGCATCCCGACTACGACTTCTACGCCCACGCCGGCATCGCCGCCGGCACGCCCAAGGGCAGCCATATTGATGAAGACGAGCCGGTGGATGTGAAGAGTATTATGCCCTGA
- a CDS encoding NADH-quinone oxidoreductase subunit J family protein — translation MTPLGALFYLFAALGLGAAVLTATRRNPVHAVCCAVAVFLSVGAMLAVLGAPLPGVLTVVVYAGAIMVLFLFVIMLLGLPAGDGALPPGRFLVPATLAAATLVALFALIGADPTAKTLLPAAMAGPAAVGIILFDKYWLAVEAVSILLFAALAAVMLLGRGKTGRKTAAGGRAA, via the coding sequence ATGACACCGCTTGGCGCGCTGTTTTATTTGTTCGCCGCCCTGGGCCTGGGCGCGGCCGTGCTCACCGCCACCCGGCGCAATCCCGTCCATGCCGTGTGCTGCGCCGTGGCCGTGTTTCTGTCGGTGGGGGCCATGCTGGCCGTGCTTGGCGCGCCGCTGCCGGGCGTACTGACCGTCGTGGTCTACGCCGGAGCCATCATGGTGCTCTTTCTCTTCGTCATCATGCTGCTTGGCCTGCCGGCCGGCGACGGCGCCCTGCCCCCGGGCCGGTTCCTCGTCCCGGCCACCCTGGCCGCCGCCACCCTGGTGGCCCTGTTCGCCCTGATCGGGGCCGATCCCACGGCCAAGACCCTGCTGCCGGCGGCCATGGCCGGACCGGCCGCCGTGGGGATCATCCTTTTTGACAAATACTGGCTGGCCGTGGAAGCCGTCTCCATCCTGCTGTTTGCCGCCTTGGCCGCCGTCATGCTCCTGGGCCGGGGCAAAACCGGCCGCAAAACCGCCGCCGGAGGTCGGGCCGCATGA
- a CDS encoding NADH-quinone oxidoreductase subunit NuoK, translated as MIVPLSHVLAVAALLFAVGGVMAAARRSILLILIGVEFMLAAAGLAFAGAGLAWNNLDGQAAVIIIMGLASAEAGLGLALLVHGRRGGGTDRADSYHRLGEES; from the coding sequence ATGATCGTGCCCCTTTCCCATGTCCTGGCCGTGGCCGCCCTGCTCTTCGCCGTCGGCGGCGTCATGGCCGCTGCCCGGCGCTCGATTCTCCTCATCCTCATCGGCGTGGAATTCATGCTGGCCGCCGCCGGACTGGCCTTTGCCGGCGCGGGGCTCGCCTGGAACAACCTCGACGGCCAGGCTGCCGTCATCATTATCATGGGCCTGGCTTCCGCCGAAGCCGGCCTGGGTCTGGCGCTCCTCGTCCACGGCCGTCGCGGCGGCGGCACCGACCGCGCCGACAGCTACCACCGCCTCGGGGAGGAGTCATGA
- a CDS encoding NADH-quinone oxidoreductase subunit L — protein sequence MTTALACLLAFPLAGAVLQAALRPKLSRAASGGLAALAMAAALAAALAGVWNLGPQPVTVSFGQWIAFDGFTAEFSMLYNRLAGLMCVTVTFVALLIHLYSAIYMREDKSFARYFCYLNLFVFFMLVIALADDLVLLFLGWEGVGFCSFALIGFWHEELPNVDAGRKAFLMTRVGDLGYVAALGLIIAASGSASLTGIAASAATMSPETATLLGLLFLFAACGKSAQLPLSAWLPDAMAGPTPVSALIHAATMVTAGVYLLMRLAPMLAMAPVVGAAAAFIGAATALYGAACALAQRDVKRILAYSTISQVGYMFLAAGCGDDGGAFFHLQAHAFFKSLLFMTAGVMIQAFHEEHDIFRMGARLRKALPGLFILFACGAAALAALPLTSGYFSKGRALADALAHPGPIFLLSFVMGAAAAFLTALYVFRMLFVAFFSDPADPAKLVSEPALRRMELPLWPLAILAVVYGFANPPHFLGIPALLDSYLAGTVAPLPPETEHAELFVEVLDALIALAGLWLAWVFYKPARHPVPAPAGALTAGLGLDAFGLRAIARPYLRLAAWLWRGLDEDVLDGATTATASGVGRLSRAAARLGSARPATTMATLLGACAVLLVWLAARLG from the coding sequence ATGACCACCGCCCTCGCCTGCCTGCTCGCCTTCCCCCTGGCCGGGGCCGTGCTCCAGGCCGCCCTGCGGCCAAAACTCTCCCGGGCCGCCTCCGGAGGACTCGCCGCCCTGGCCATGGCCGCCGCCCTGGCCGCCGCCCTGGCCGGCGTCTGGAACCTTGGCCCCCAGCCTGTGACCGTCTCCTTCGGCCAGTGGATCGCCTTCGACGGCTTCACCGCTGAATTCTCCATGCTCTACAACCGGCTGGCCGGGCTCATGTGCGTCACCGTCACCTTCGTCGCCCTGCTCATCCATCTCTATTCCGCGATCTACATGCGCGAGGACAAGTCCTTCGCCCGCTATTTCTGCTACTTGAATCTCTTTGTCTTCTTCATGCTGGTCATCGCCCTGGCCGACGACCTCGTCCTGCTTTTCCTGGGCTGGGAGGGCGTGGGCTTTTGCTCGTTCGCGCTCATCGGCTTCTGGCACGAGGAGCTGCCCAACGTGGACGCCGGCCGCAAGGCCTTTCTCATGACCCGCGTCGGCGACCTCGGCTACGTGGCCGCCCTGGGGCTTATCATCGCCGCCTCCGGCTCGGCCTCGCTGACCGGGATAGCCGCCAGCGCCGCCACCATGTCGCCGGAAACGGCCACCCTGCTGGGGCTGCTCTTCCTCTTCGCCGCCTGCGGCAAATCGGCCCAGTTGCCGCTTTCGGCCTGGTTGCCCGACGCCATGGCCGGCCCCACCCCGGTTTCGGCCCTCATCCATGCCGCCACCATGGTCACGGCCGGCGTGTATCTGCTCATGCGCCTGGCCCCCATGCTGGCCATGGCCCCGGTAGTCGGAGCCGCCGCCGCCTTCATCGGCGCGGCCACGGCCCTGTACGGCGCGGCCTGCGCCCTGGCCCAGCGCGACGTCAAACGCATCCTGGCCTATTCCACCATCAGCCAGGTCGGTTACATGTTCCTGGCCGCCGGCTGCGGCGACGACGGCGGCGCGTTTTTCCACTTGCAGGCCCACGCCTTTTTCAAGTCGCTGCTGTTTATGACCGCCGGCGTCATGATCCAGGCCTTCCACGAGGAACACGACATCTTCCGCATGGGCGCGCGCCTGCGAAAAGCCCTGCCCGGGCTTTTTATCCTCTTCGCCTGCGGCGCGGCCGCCCTGGCCGCCCTGCCCCTGACCTCGGGCTACTTCAGCAAGGGCCGCGCCCTGGCCGACGCCCTGGCCCACCCCGGCCCCATCTTCCTGCTGTCCTTCGTCATGGGCGCGGCCGCCGCGTTTCTCACCGCCCTCTACGTCTTCCGCATGCTCTTCGTGGCCTTTTTCAGCGATCCGGCCGATCCGGCCAAGCTCGTGTCCGAACCGGCCCTTCGGCGCATGGAACTCCCCCTGTGGCCCCTGGCCATCCTGGCCGTGGTTTACGGCTTCGCCAATCCGCCCCATTTCCTGGGCATCCCGGCCCTGCTCGACAGCTATCTGGCCGGAACCGTCGCGCCCCTGCCGCCCGAAACCGAACATGCCGAACTGTTCGTGGAAGTTCTCGACGCGCTCATTGCCTTGGCCGGCCTGTGGCTGGCCTGGGTGTTCTACAAGCCCGCCCGCCATCCGGTGCCCGCCCCGGCCGGCGCGCTCACAGCCGGCCTGGGCCTGGACGCCTTTGGCCTGCGCGCCATCGCCCGGCCCTACCTGCGGCTGGCCGCCTGGCTGTGGCGCGGTCTGGACGAGGACGTTCTCGATGGCGCGACAACGGCCACGGCCTCGGGCGTGGGCCGCCTGTCCCGGGCCGCCGCCCGCCTGGGCTCGGCCCGCCCGGCCACCACCATGGCCACCCTGCTCGGCGCGTGCGCCGTGCTGCTGGTCTGGTTGGCGGCGCGGTTGGGGTGA
- a CDS encoding complex I subunit 4 family protein encodes MRQLPWLSLIIFWPLVAACVMPALRGDAVACRRFALLAALGELALCALIAGLFAAGSFGPALIEDAAWIPSFGIRYSLSLDGLSLIFVVLTALIGLCCMLASRHDDRERPALYYGLILASLTTVQGIFLASDVFLFALFWEAQLIPVFFLIGVFGHGDKLRVAMKFFLFSATGGLLMFLAVIALGVLSAGAPDGPNFALEALTRLDIPQNVGRWLFAAFVLSFAIKIPLIPVHMWLPDAHTEAPTAGSLILAGLLLKTGGYALIRFALPLFPEAAHAFAPALTVLGLVGLFYASAVAVAQEDVKRLIAYSSIGHMGLAVAAIVSGSRLALGGAVLLMVSHALTSGGLFSLAGAIGERLGSRRFTILGGLWNKAPHFGAAFLFCVLASAALPGLSGFVGEAMIVFGLFKVNVLAAGLAVAGMAATLVYLLRLARDVLYGPPRSALPFPDLDARETVLLSLLAVGIVWLGLFPGPVLGLAAEPLNAIAARVWPGL; translated from the coding sequence ATGCGGCAATTGCCCTGGCTGTCCCTGATCATCTTCTGGCCCCTGGTCGCGGCCTGCGTCATGCCCGCCTTGCGGGGCGACGCCGTCGCCTGCCGCCGATTCGCCCTGCTGGCCGCCCTGGGCGAGCTGGCCCTGTGCGCCCTGATCGCCGGCCTGTTCGCGGCCGGCTCCTTCGGCCCGGCCCTGATCGAAGACGCCGCCTGGATTCCGTCCTTCGGCATTCGCTACAGCCTGTCCCTGGACGGCCTGAGCCTCATTTTCGTGGTCCTGACCGCGCTGATCGGCCTGTGCTGCATGTTGGCCTCGCGCCACGACGACCGGGAGCGCCCGGCCCTCTACTATGGCCTCATCCTGGCTTCGCTCACCACCGTCCAGGGCATCTTCCTGGCCTCGGACGTCTTTCTCTTCGCCCTTTTCTGGGAAGCCCAGCTCATCCCGGTCTTTTTCCTCATCGGCGTCTTCGGCCACGGCGACAAGCTGCGCGTAGCCATGAAGTTCTTCCTCTTTTCGGCCACCGGCGGCCTGCTCATGTTCCTGGCCGTCATCGCCCTGGGCGTGCTCTCAGCGGGCGCCCCGGACGGCCCGAACTTCGCCCTGGAGGCGCTTACCCGCCTGGACATCCCGCAAAACGTCGGCCGCTGGCTTTTCGCCGCCTTCGTGCTGTCGTTCGCCATCAAGATTCCTCTGATCCCGGTCCACATGTGGCTGCCCGATGCCCACACCGAAGCGCCCACCGCCGGCAGCCTCATCCTGGCCGGGTTGCTCCTCAAAACCGGCGGCTATGCGCTCATTCGCTTCGCCCTGCCGCTCTTTCCCGAAGCCGCCCACGCCTTTGCCCCGGCGCTGACCGTCCTGGGCCTGGTCGGGCTGTTCTACGCCTCGGCCGTGGCCGTGGCCCAGGAGGACGTTAAACGGCTCATCGCCTATTCCAGCATCGGCCACATGGGCCTGGCCGTGGCCGCCATCGTTTCGGGCAGCCGGCTGGCCCTCGGCGGCGCGGTGCTGCTCATGGTCAGCCATGCGCTGACTTCCGGCGGCCTGTTCTCCCTGGCCGGGGCCATCGGCGAACGTCTGGGCAGCCGGCGCTTTACCATCCTCGGCGGCCTCTGGAACAAGGCCCCGCATTTTGGCGCGGCCTTTCTGTTCTGCGTGCTGGCCTCGGCCGCCTTGCCGGGGCTGTCCGGGTTCGTGGGCGAGGCCATGATCGTCTTCGGGCTTTTCAAGGTGAACGTCCTGGCCGCCGGCCTGGCCGTGGCCGGCATGGCCGCGACCTTGGTCTACTTGCTGCGTCTGGCCCGGGACGTGCTCTACGGCCCGCCGCGCTCGGCCCTGCCCTTCCCCGACCTGGACGCCCGGGAAACGGTGCTGCTGTCCCTTTTGGCTGTCGGCATCGTCTGGCTGGGCCTGTTCCCCGGGCCGGTCCTGGGGCTGGCCGCCGAGCCGCTTAACGCCATTGCCGCCCGCGTCTGGCCGGGTCTCTAA